In Cyclopterus lumpus isolate fCycLum1 chromosome 17, fCycLum1.pri, whole genome shotgun sequence, a genomic segment contains:
- the tcea1 gene encoding transcription elongation factor A protein 1 — translation MGKKEEEDIIRIAKKMDKMAQKKNGAGALDLLKELRSIPMTLELLQSTRIGMSVNAIRKQSTDDEVTSLAKALIKSWKKLLDEPNSGEKPDEKRKEQTTSVSPSQGSPEAKEESSSSSNSSSKSEPADVSTNTLINTFPRAPNTSDSIRIKCRELLAIALQTGDDHIAIGADCDELGAQIEEIIFQEFKNTDPKYKNRVRSRISNLKDVKNPNLRRTVLCGSVTPERMAKMTAEEMASDELRDLRKNLTKEAVREHQLSTTGGTQTDLFTCGKCKGKCCTYTQVQTRSADEPMTTFVFCNDCGNRWKFC, via the exons ATGGgcaaaaaggaggaagaggacatcaTCAGAATCGCGAAGAAGATGGATAAAATGGCGCAGAAGAAAAACGGG GCCGGGGCTTTGGACTTATTGAAGGAGCTGCGGAGTATCCCCATGACTCTCGAGCTGCTTCAG TCTACCAGAATTGGGATGTCCGTTAACGCCATCCGTAAGCAGAGCACAGATGACGAGGTAACATCCCTAGCCAAGGCCTTGATCAAATCATGGAAGAAGCTTTTGG ATGAACCGAACAGTGGAGAGAAACCggatgaaaagaggaaagagcAAACGACGTCGGTTTCTCCCTCGCAGGGAAGCCCAGAAGCAAAAGAAGAAAG CAGCTCGAGCAGTAACTCCAGCAGCAAGAGTGAGCCTGCTGACGTTTCAACCAACACGTTGATCAACACATTTCCTCGTGCCCCTAACACTTCCGACTCTATCAGGATCAAGTGCCGAGAGTTGCTGGCCATTGCTCTACAAACGGGAG atgATCATATTGCTATTGGTGCCGATTGTGATGAACTTGGAGCACAGATCGAGGAAA TTATCTTTCAAGAGTTTAAGAACACAGACCCGAAATACAAGAACCGTGTGCGGAGCCGAATCTCGAATTTGAAAGATGTGAAGAACCCTAACCTACGGAGGACTGTGCTATGTGGGAGTGTAACCCCTGAGCGGATGGCTAAGATGACCGCTGAG GAAATGGCCAGTGATGAGCTAAGAGATTTGAGAAAGAATTTGACCAAAGAGGCTGTCAGGGAACACCAGCTGTCCACCACTGGAGGCACTCAGACGGATCTATTCACCTGTGGCAAGTGCAAGGGGAAGTGCTGCACCTACACACAG GTTCAAACTCGCAGCGCTGATGAGCCAATGACCACATTTGTCTTCTGCAATGACTGCGGAAATAGATGGAAG TTCTGCTGA